Proteins from one Pseudarthrobacter sp. BIM B-2242 genomic window:
- the uidB gene encoding glucuronide transporter: protein MKKLNKLSIIGYGAGDAANNLAFTTATMFLLVYYTDVAGISAAAAGTLLLVVRLFDAFADVFAGRLVDRTYSKRFGKFRPFIMFGSIPLLLLSVATFSVPQLGESGTLLYAYVTYAALGLAYSLVNIPYGSLAGAMTQDPGERAKLGSARMIGGLLVGSALGIFVAPLIKPGADLQSTFTTITLVFVVIGAGLYFFTVLTAKERVHRAVPNVSVKQSIETLKGNKPLLMLCVSSFFFLSGYLALTSVQLYYLRDVLGRLDLYPVLSIIQLVLTFALAAVMPKLVRSIGKKNIYIYSSLVTVAGGVVIFLTPASMVMVGFGGLVLSLVGVLAMSIVVWALEADTVEYGEWKTGVRTEGITYALFSFTRKSGQAVGGALAAYALALGGYKSGGVAQTPEAIFGIQIAAGALPAILTFLAVLVMTKYTLTDVKHAEILKEIQERRTKTAHPGPVDAGNAAEETTPATTPAAGSTSAAASGPADTSKPAGQ, encoded by the coding sequence ATGAAAAAGCTAAACAAGCTCAGCATCATCGGCTATGGCGCCGGCGATGCCGCTAACAACCTCGCTTTTACAACCGCCACCATGTTCCTCCTGGTGTATTACACGGACGTCGCCGGCATCTCCGCTGCGGCCGCCGGGACCCTGCTGCTCGTGGTCAGGTTGTTTGACGCCTTCGCGGACGTCTTCGCCGGCCGGCTCGTGGACCGGACCTACAGCAAGCGCTTCGGCAAGTTCCGCCCCTTCATCATGTTCGGCTCCATCCCGCTGCTCCTGCTGAGCGTGGCAACGTTCTCCGTGCCGCAGCTCGGTGAATCCGGCACGCTGCTGTATGCCTACGTCACCTACGCCGCCCTGGGCCTGGCCTACAGCCTCGTGAACATTCCGTACGGCTCGCTGGCCGGCGCCATGACACAGGATCCGGGGGAGCGCGCCAAGCTGGGCTCGGCCCGCATGATCGGCGGCCTGCTGGTGGGCTCGGCCCTTGGCATCTTCGTGGCACCGCTCATCAAGCCCGGCGCAGACCTGCAGTCAACCTTCACCACCATCACCCTGGTGTTTGTCGTGATCGGCGCAGGCCTCTACTTCTTCACCGTCCTGACCGCCAAGGAACGCGTCCACCGCGCCGTCCCGAACGTTTCCGTCAAGCAAAGCATCGAAACCCTCAAGGGCAACAAGCCGCTCCTGATGCTGTGCGTTAGCTCCTTCTTCTTCCTTTCCGGCTACCTGGCACTGACCTCCGTGCAGCTGTACTACCTGCGCGACGTCCTCGGCCGGCTGGACCTTTACCCCGTGCTGTCCATCATCCAGCTGGTCCTGACGTTCGCACTGGCAGCGGTTATGCCCAAACTGGTCCGCAGCATTGGCAAGAAGAACATCTACATCTACTCTTCCCTGGTCACTGTGGCCGGCGGTGTGGTGATCTTCCTTACCCCCGCAAGCATGGTCATGGTGGGCTTCGGCGGCCTTGTCCTTAGCCTCGTGGGTGTCCTGGCGATGAGCATCGTGGTGTGGGCCCTCGAAGCCGACACCGTGGAATATGGGGAATGGAAGACCGGAGTCCGGACCGAGGGCATCACCTACGCTCTCTTCTCCTTCACCCGCAAGTCCGGCCAGGCTGTTGGCGGGGCCCTTGCCGCCTATGCACTCGCCCTCGGCGGTTACAAATCCGGTGGAGTGGCCCAGACCCCGGAAGCCATCTTCGGTATCCAGATCGCAGCGGGTGCGCTCCCGGCCATCCTGACTTTCCTTGCAGTCCTGGTGATGACCAAGTACACGCTGACCGATGTCAAGCATGCGGAAATCCTCAAGGAAATTCAGGAACGCCGAACCAAGACGGCACACCCGGGCCCGGTTGACGCCGGCAACGCCGCCGAAGAGACCACTCCTGCAACCACCCCCGCCGCCGGCAGCACCTCCGCCGCCGCCAGCGGGCCTGCTGACACCAGCAAGCCCGCAGGCCAATAA
- the manD gene encoding D-mannonate dehydratase ManD, producing the protein MKIIAAEVFVTSPSRNFVTLRITTDDGVTGIGDATLNGRELAVAAYLKEHVAQLLIGKDPHKIEDTWQFLYRSSYWRRGPVTMAAIAAVDMALWDIKGKMANMPVYQLMGGASRNGLRAYGHASGADIESLFDSVREHLELGYKSVRIQTAVPGIKAVYGVAAQAQASGERYDYEPAGRGAFPVEEDWDTRAYLRHLPTVFEAVRNEFGPELPLLHDGHHRMTPIQAAKLGKALEPYDLFWLEDCTPAENQEALRLVRQHTTTPLAIGEIFNTVYDYQTIIKEQLIDYVRAASTHFGGISPLKKVMDFAAQYQIKSGFHGPTDISPVGFAAQLHVGLAIHNYGIQEYMQHSDKTNEVFEQSMTFVDGYLHPGDKPGIGVEFNEEAAAAYPYQQAYLPYNRLVDGTVHDW; encoded by the coding sequence GTGAAAATCATTGCCGCTGAAGTGTTCGTGACCAGCCCGTCCCGTAACTTTGTGACCCTGCGCATCACTACGGACGACGGAGTCACCGGCATCGGTGACGCCACGCTCAACGGCCGCGAACTGGCTGTTGCCGCCTACCTCAAGGAGCATGTTGCACAGCTGCTGATCGGCAAGGATCCGCACAAGATCGAGGACACCTGGCAGTTCCTGTACCGCAGCTCGTACTGGCGCCGCGGCCCCGTCACCATGGCGGCCATCGCCGCCGTGGACATGGCTCTCTGGGACATCAAGGGCAAGATGGCCAACATGCCGGTCTACCAGCTCATGGGCGGCGCTTCCCGCAACGGCCTCCGTGCCTACGGCCACGCTTCCGGCGCGGACATCGAATCGCTGTTCGATTCCGTCCGCGAACACCTGGAACTGGGCTACAAGTCGGTCCGCATCCAGACCGCCGTCCCGGGCATCAAGGCCGTTTACGGTGTGGCCGCCCAAGCCCAGGCCTCCGGTGAGCGGTATGACTATGAGCCTGCCGGCCGCGGCGCTTTCCCCGTGGAAGAGGACTGGGACACCCGCGCCTACCTCCGCCACCTGCCCACCGTGTTCGAAGCCGTGCGCAACGAGTTCGGCCCCGAGCTGCCGCTGCTCCACGACGGCCACCACCGCATGACCCCCATCCAGGCCGCCAAGCTCGGCAAGGCCCTGGAACCGTACGACCTCTTCTGGCTCGAGGACTGCACCCCGGCCGAAAACCAGGAGGCCCTGCGCCTGGTCCGCCAGCACACCACCACCCCGCTGGCCATCGGTGAAATCTTCAACACCGTGTACGACTACCAGACCATCATCAAGGAACAGCTGATCGACTACGTCCGCGCAGCCTCCACCCACTTCGGCGGCATCTCCCCGCTGAAGAAGGTCATGGACTTCGCCGCCCAGTACCAGATCAAGTCCGGCTTCCACGGCCCCACCGATATCTCCCCGGTGGGCTTCGCCGCCCAGCTGCACGTGGGCCTGGCCATCCACAACTACGGCATCCAAGAATACATGCAGCACTCCGACAAGACCAACGAGGTCTTCGAGCAGTCCATGACCTTCGTGGACGGCTACCTGCACCCGGGCGACAAGCCCGGTATCGGCGTCGAATTCAACGAAGAGGCTGCCGCTGCGTACCCATACCAGCAGGCTTACCTGCCGTACAACCGCCTGGTAGACGGCACTGTCCATGACTGGTAA
- a CDS encoding gluconokinase, GntK/IdnK-type, which produces MGVSGCGKTTIGDLVARELRVPFLDADSLHPVENVAKMAAGIPLTDEDRWPWLATVGSKLSAAGNGGLVLACSALRRSYRDAIRAQAPDTIFLHLHGSKEVLGSRLEGRSGHFMPAALLESQLATLEPLEADEKGVVVDIAGPVAQVMVDALAGIANAVKADGGTLLGASAGGASGTGASGAAGTQGRQFDVDLKAAPFNLDDAAVDWVNSTLESMTLEEKIGQLFINHNNDYSPEYLDGVLENYHVGGMRYRPGPSGAVQEHIRYAQSKTKVPLLIASNPEMGGAGSCDDGTFVSTHLQAGSHPDKAIARQMGQVAGVETAALGCNWAFAPIVDIHYNWRNTVISTRSFGNTPEVVVERAKEYFDGISESPTVCAMKHFPGDGLDERDQHVVTSYNTFGYDQWNKTYGHVYREMIGHGVQSIMIGHIGAPELSRHFRPGLADADIKPATLAPELLQDLLRGELGFNGLILTDASQMIGLTQAMKRKDLVPATIAAGCDMFLFFRNADEDFAYMLDGYKSGVITEQRLHDALRRILALKASLGLHLKAREELVPATDALARIGSAEHRAIAAGIADKTVTLVKDTQHNLPITPQTHKRIRLYGISGGSDFTMADPLAYLDVVAEELERAGFEVHVFKTAAQRKAAGEEGVNFMTVISEEGIGDYADKYDAAFVFANVKGFAQEAAIRIKWSTPMAAEIPWYVTEVPTVFVSLNQPNHLIDVPMVKTAIHAHAGSVEAIRATIEKIMGKSEFQGTFNENVFCDSFDTRL; this is translated from the coding sequence ATGGGCGTGTCCGGCTGCGGCAAGACCACCATCGGTGACCTCGTGGCCCGCGAACTCCGTGTGCCGTTCCTCGACGCCGATTCCCTCCATCCCGTGGAGAACGTCGCCAAGATGGCAGCGGGCATCCCGCTGACGGACGAGGACCGCTGGCCGTGGCTCGCCACGGTGGGTTCGAAACTGTCAGCGGCCGGAAACGGCGGCCTTGTCCTGGCCTGCTCCGCCCTGCGCCGCAGCTACCGGGACGCCATCCGCGCCCAGGCGCCGGACACCATCTTCCTGCACCTGCACGGCAGCAAGGAGGTGCTCGGGTCACGGCTGGAAGGCCGTTCCGGTCACTTCATGCCCGCAGCGCTGCTGGAATCCCAGCTGGCCACCCTCGAACCGCTCGAAGCGGACGAGAAGGGCGTTGTGGTGGACATCGCGGGCCCGGTTGCCCAGGTAATGGTGGATGCGCTGGCGGGCATCGCCAATGCAGTGAAGGCCGACGGCGGAACACTGTTGGGTGCCTCAGCGGGCGGTGCTTCCGGTACCGGTGCTTCCGGCGCCGCGGGCACCCAGGGCCGCCAGTTCGACGTCGACCTTAAGGCCGCGCCGTTCAACCTCGATGACGCGGCGGTCGACTGGGTGAATTCCACCCTGGAGTCCATGACGCTTGAGGAGAAGATCGGCCAGCTCTTCATCAACCACAACAACGACTACTCCCCGGAGTACCTCGACGGTGTGCTGGAGAACTACCACGTGGGCGGCATGCGGTACCGTCCGGGCCCGTCGGGCGCCGTCCAGGAGCACATCCGGTACGCACAGTCCAAGACCAAGGTGCCGCTGCTGATCGCATCCAACCCGGAAATGGGCGGCGCGGGAAGCTGCGACGACGGCACGTTTGTGTCCACCCACCTGCAGGCCGGGTCCCACCCGGACAAGGCCATCGCACGCCAGATGGGCCAGGTTGCCGGCGTCGAAACGGCTGCGCTGGGCTGTAACTGGGCTTTTGCGCCGATCGTGGACATCCACTACAACTGGCGGAACACGGTCATCTCCACCCGTTCCTTCGGCAACACCCCGGAGGTCGTGGTGGAGCGCGCCAAGGAGTACTTCGACGGCATCAGCGAGTCCCCGACCGTCTGCGCCATGAAGCACTTCCCGGGCGACGGCCTGGACGAGCGCGACCAGCACGTGGTCACGTCGTACAACACCTTCGGTTACGACCAGTGGAACAAAACGTACGGCCACGTGTACCGCGAAATGATCGGGCACGGTGTGCAGTCGATCATGATCGGCCACATCGGAGCGCCGGAACTGTCCCGGCACTTCCGTCCGGGCCTGGCCGACGCGGACATCAAGCCCGCCACGCTGGCTCCCGAACTGCTGCAGGACCTGCTGCGCGGCGAGCTGGGCTTCAACGGGCTCATCCTCACGGACGCCTCGCAGATGATCGGGCTGACCCAGGCCATGAAGCGCAAGGACCTGGTCCCTGCCACCATCGCCGCCGGTTGCGACATGTTCCTGTTCTTCCGCAACGCTGACGAGGACTTCGCGTACATGCTGGACGGCTACAAGTCCGGCGTCATCACGGAACAGCGCCTGCATGATGCCCTGCGCCGCATCCTGGCGCTGAAGGCATCGCTGGGCCTGCACCTGAAGGCGCGCGAGGAGCTGGTTCCGGCCACCGACGCACTGGCCAGGATCGGCAGCGCAGAGCACCGGGCCATTGCCGCCGGGATCGCCGACAAGACGGTCACGCTGGTCAAGGACACGCAGCACAACCTGCCCATCACGCCGCAGACGCACAAACGGATCCGCCTGTACGGCATTTCCGGCGGCTCGGACTTCACGATGGCCGATCCGCTGGCCTACCTGGACGTGGTGGCTGAGGAGCTGGAACGGGCCGGCTTTGAGGTGCACGTTTTCAAGACCGCTGCGCAGCGCAAGGCAGCCGGGGAAGAGGGCGTGAACTTCATGACCGTCATCTCGGAAGAGGGGATCGGCGACTACGCGGACAAGTACGACGCCGCGTTTGTGTTCGCCAACGTCAAGGGCTTTGCGCAGGAAGCGGCGATCCGGATCAAGTGGTCCACGCCGATGGCTGCGGAAATACCCTGGTACGTCACCGAGGTACCCACGGTGTTCGTATCGCTGAACCAGCCCAACCACCTCATTGACGTGCCGATGGTCAAGACCGCCATCCACGCCCATGCGGGATCAGTGGAGGCCATCCGGGCCACCATCGAGAAGATCATGGGCAAGTCGGAGTTCCAGGGGACGTTCAACGAGAACGTCTTCTGCGACTCCTTCGACACCCGGCTCTAA
- a CDS encoding FAD-dependent oxidoreductase yields the protein MERTGCAVAGGGPAGMMLGLLLARAGVNVTVLEKHSDFLRDFRGDTVHASTIRLIDELGLGDAFRALPQSRLTNVAFPIPGAGLVTFGDFASLKPPYNYIAMMPQWDFLNFLASEAAREPSFTLLMEHEATSLMFDDGGRVAGVRYRTRAGGEGALRADLVVATDGRHSVLRRAAGLQPKEYPVPFDTWWFKLPRHPSEKGAVAGIVPAFRDGEAMIALFRDDYYQMGYLGPKGEDARIRAEGVERFRERVAGLRPDLADRVDAIRSIDDLHWLDVRLDRLRRWYVEGLLCIGDAAHAMSPAGGVGINLAIQDAVAAAARLAPALLRGQVAVKDLAAVERRRRMPTVVVQTVQRIMHRAVFVPLFAGRRSGPPPVLLFIVRHAPIVRRLMPRLIAFGPRPEHAPAFARRVPREAA from the coding sequence ATGGAGCGAACGGGGTGCGCAGTTGCGGGCGGAGGGCCTGCGGGCATGATGCTGGGGCTGCTGCTGGCCCGGGCGGGCGTGAACGTCACGGTCCTCGAAAAGCACAGCGATTTCCTGCGGGATTTCCGCGGCGACACCGTGCACGCCTCCACCATCCGGCTGATCGACGAACTGGGCCTGGGTGACGCTTTCCGTGCACTGCCCCAGAGCCGGCTGACCAACGTCGCCTTCCCCATCCCCGGCGCCGGCCTGGTCACGTTCGGTGATTTCGCCTCGTTGAAGCCCCCGTACAACTACATCGCCATGATGCCGCAGTGGGACTTCCTGAACTTCCTGGCTTCTGAGGCCGCCCGGGAACCCTCGTTTACGCTCCTGATGGAGCATGAAGCAACGTCCTTAATGTTCGACGACGGCGGCCGGGTCGCCGGTGTCCGCTACCGGACGCGGGCCGGTGGCGAAGGCGCACTCCGCGCAGACCTCGTGGTGGCCACGGACGGGCGCCACTCGGTCCTCCGAAGGGCCGCAGGCCTGCAGCCGAAGGAATACCCGGTTCCCTTCGACACGTGGTGGTTCAAACTTCCGCGGCATCCTTCGGAAAAGGGTGCCGTGGCGGGCATCGTCCCCGCCTTCCGGGACGGGGAAGCGATGATCGCACTCTTCCGTGACGACTACTACCAAATGGGCTACCTCGGTCCAAAGGGAGAGGATGCGCGGATCCGCGCTGAAGGGGTGGAACGGTTCAGGGAGCGGGTGGCCGGCCTGCGCCCGGACCTGGCGGACCGTGTGGACGCCATCCGCTCCATCGATGACCTCCACTGGCTGGATGTCCGGCTGGACCGGCTGCGGCGCTGGTATGTGGAGGGGCTGTTGTGCATCGGGGACGCCGCCCATGCGATGTCTCCCGCGGGCGGGGTGGGCATCAACCTCGCTATCCAGGATGCGGTGGCGGCGGCGGCCCGGCTGGCTCCGGCACTTCTCCGGGGGCAGGTGGCAGTGAAGGACCTGGCCGCGGTGGAACGCAGGCGCAGGATGCCCACCGTTGTTGTCCAGACCGTGCAGCGCATCATGCACCGGGCAGTGTTCGTCCCGTTGTTCGCCGGAAGGAGGTCCGGGCCGCCGCCGGTCCTGCTGTTCATAGTCCGGCATGCCCCCATTGTCCGGCGGCTTATGCCGCGGCTCATCGCCTTCGGGCCACGGCCGGAGCACGCGCCCGCCTTCGCCCGCCGTGTGCCGCGGGAAGCTGCCTAA
- the pyrE gene encoding orotate phosphoribosyltransferase — translation MTSPSDLAANAAADRARLLELIKELAVVRGKVILSSGAEADYYIDLRRITLHHEASKLVGRVMLALADDAGIDFECAGGLTMGADPVGTAVMHAAVDASRPVDAFVVRKAQKSYGMGRQVEGPSVEGRKVLVLEDTSTTGGSALTAVEGVRKAGGNVVAVAVIVDRDTGAKEKIEAETGVPYLFAFGKDELGLS, via the coding sequence ATGACTTCTCCCAGTGACCTTGCAGCCAACGCCGCTGCCGATCGTGCCCGCCTGCTGGAACTCATTAAGGAACTCGCCGTTGTCCGCGGCAAGGTGATCCTCTCCAGCGGTGCGGAGGCTGATTACTACATCGACCTGCGCCGTATCACCCTGCATCACGAGGCCTCCAAACTGGTGGGTAGGGTCATGCTGGCCCTCGCGGACGACGCCGGGATTGACTTTGAGTGCGCAGGTGGCCTGACCATGGGCGCCGACCCCGTGGGCACCGCCGTTATGCACGCTGCGGTTGATGCCAGCCGCCCCGTGGATGCTTTTGTGGTCCGCAAGGCCCAGAAGTCCTACGGCATGGGCCGCCAGGTTGAAGGGCCTTCTGTTGAAGGCCGCAAGGTCCTGGTGCTGGAAGATACGTCCACCACCGGTGGCTCAGCGCTGACGGCCGTTGAGGGCGTCCGCAAGGCCGGCGGCAACGTGGTGGCCGTGGCCGTCATCGTGGACCGCGATACCGGGGCCAAGGAAAAGATCGAAGCCGAAACGGGCGTGCCCTACCTGTTCGCGTTCGGCAAGGATGAGCTGGGCCTCTCCTAA
- a CDS encoding GAF and ANTAR domain-containing protein, whose translation MLPSESPLNTTAHIQNLILDSLDFEEFLNELARFSAHQMAGDGDDALCGITLLRDRKAATIGWSSDDAREVDEIQYSLSQGPCLTAAEEQCEVNVPDLFEEDRWGPAYADAVASHGLRSVLSLPFNLQGEARAALNLYSDVPNKFDERAAAKARGFTREISQALRLAVRFALHSDNATNLRATLESRTIIDIAIGVVMAQNRCSQDAAVEILTDASSNSNTKLRDIAKALVDSVGGAGTRTHYQQPGQAQAG comes from the coding sequence ATGCTGCCCTCAGAATCACCGCTGAACACCACCGCCCACATCCAGAACCTCATCCTGGACAGCCTGGACTTTGAGGAGTTCCTCAACGAGCTGGCGAGGTTTTCGGCGCATCAGATGGCAGGTGACGGTGACGACGCCCTGTGCGGGATCACCCTTCTGCGCGACCGCAAGGCTGCCACCATCGGCTGGAGCAGTGACGATGCCCGTGAAGTGGACGAAATCCAGTACTCGCTCTCGCAGGGCCCCTGCCTGACGGCGGCGGAGGAACAGTGCGAAGTCAACGTTCCGGACCTGTTCGAGGAGGACCGGTGGGGGCCGGCCTACGCTGATGCCGTGGCGTCCCATGGGCTGCGTTCTGTCCTGTCGCTGCCCTTTAACCTCCAGGGCGAGGCACGGGCGGCACTCAACCTGTACTCGGATGTGCCGAACAAATTTGACGAGCGGGCCGCGGCCAAGGCCCGCGGTTTCACCAGGGAGATTTCCCAGGCGCTGCGGCTGGCCGTCAGGTTCGCCCTGCATAGCGATAACGCCACGAACCTCCGTGCCACGCTGGAGTCCCGCACCATCATCGACATTGCGATTGGCGTGGTGATGGCGCAAAACCGTTGCAGCCAGGACGCAGCCGTGGAGATCCTGACGGACGCCTCAAGCAACAGCAACACGAAACTGCGCGATATTGCCAAGGCGCTGGTGGACTCCGTGGGAGGTGCGGGCACCCGCACCCATTACCAGCAGCCCGGACAGGCGCAGGCGGGCTGA